One genomic segment of Oncorhynchus mykiss isolate Arlee chromosome 10, USDA_OmykA_1.1, whole genome shotgun sequence includes these proteins:
- the fam76b gene encoding protein FAM76B isoform X5 has protein sequence MATSALYACTKCNQRYPFEELSQGQQLCKECRIAHPIVKCTYCRSEFQQESKTNTICKKCAQNVKQFGTPKPCQYCNIIAAFIGTKCQRCTNSEKKYGPPQTCEQCKQQCAFDRKEEGRRKVDGKLLCWLCTLSYRRVLQKTKEQRKGFSSSHSNSSLNEKDHHSRQQQHHQHHQQHRHSSSHKLSGSLSPELEQGLWKQSHKSSSIQKETPKKKPKLDVKPSNGDRYERSFNHISSITQSMDSGGTDNFILISQLKEEVMSLKRMLQQRDQTILEKDRKLTELKADFQYQESNMRVKMNNMEKVHKEAMEQQQAKNRELLKQVAALSKGKKFDRTGSSLLLP, from the exons ATGGCAACATCGGCCCTGTACGCGTGTACGAAGTGTAACCAGCGGTATCCTTTCGAAGAACTGTCGCAGGGACAGCAACTGTGCAAG GAGTGTCGCATCGCTCATCCCATCGTCAAGTGTACATACTGCAGATCAGAGTTTCAGCAGGAGAG CAAAACAAACACAATTTGCAAGAAATGTGCCCAGAATGTAAAGCAGTTTGGGACG CCTAAACCCTGCCAGTATTGTAACATCATTGCTGCTTTCATTGGAACAAAGTGTCAGCGTTGCACTAACTCAGAGAAGAAGTATGGCCCTCCACAGACCTGTGAGCAGTGCAAACAACAGTGTGCATTTGACCGCAAGGAAGAGGGTAGGAGGAAG gtggATGGGAAGCTGCTGTGCTGGCTATGCACTCTGTCCTACCGCCGTGTGCTGCAGAAGACCAAGGAGCAAAGGAAAGGCTTCAGCTCCTCCCACTCCAACTCCTCGCTCAATGAGAAGGACCACCACTccaggcagcagcagcatcatcaacaccaccagcagcacagacacagCAGCTCACATAA ACTCAGTGGGAGCCTAAGTCCAGAGCTGGAGCAGGGACTGTGGAAGCAGAG CCATAAATCGTCTTCGATCCAGAAGGAGACCCCAAAGAAGAAGCCAAAACTGGATGTGAAGCCATCCAACGGGGACAGGTACGAGAGGAGTTTCAATCACAT TAGTTCCATTACCCAATCTATGGATTCTGGAGGAACGGACAACTTTATTCTGATCAGCCAGCTGAAAGAGGAAGTGATGTCATTAAAGAGAATGCTTCAACAGAGGGATCAGACAATACTGGAGAAGGACCGAAAG CTCACAGAACTCAAGGCAGACTTCCAGTACCAGGAATCTAACATGAGGGTTAAGATGAACAACATGGAGAAGGTGCACAAAGAGGCCATGGAACAGCAACAG GCCAAAAACCGGGAGCTGCTGAAACAAGTGGCCGCCCTCTCAAAGGGCAAGAAGTTTGACAGGACAGGGAGTTCACTGCTGTTACCGTAA
- the fam76b gene encoding protein FAM76B isoform X1, with amino-acid sequence MATSALYACTKCNQRYPFEELSQGQQLCKECRIAHPIVKCTYCRSEFQQESKTNTICKKCAQNVKQFGTPKPCQYCNIIAAFIGTKCQRCTNSEKKYGPPQTCEQCKQQCAFDRKEEGRRKVDGKLLCWLCTLSYRRVLQKTKEQRKGFSSSHSNSSLNEKDHHSRQQQHHQHHQQHRHSSSHKLSGSLSPELEQGLWKQRSDGEPQWLKLCVGSPLSHKSSSIQKETPKKKPKLDVKPSNGDRYERSFNHISSITQSMDSGGTDNFILISQLKEEVMSLKRMLQQRDQTILEKDRKLTELKADFQYQESNMRVKMNNMEKVHKEAMEQQQAKNRELLKQVAALSKGKKFDRTGSSLLLP; translated from the exons ATGGCAACATCGGCCCTGTACGCGTGTACGAAGTGTAACCAGCGGTATCCTTTCGAAGAACTGTCGCAGGGACAGCAACTGTGCAAG GAGTGTCGCATCGCTCATCCCATCGTCAAGTGTACATACTGCAGATCAGAGTTTCAGCAGGAGAG CAAAACAAACACAATTTGCAAGAAATGTGCCCAGAATGTAAAGCAGTTTGGGACG CCTAAACCCTGCCAGTATTGTAACATCATTGCTGCTTTCATTGGAACAAAGTGTCAGCGTTGCACTAACTCAGAGAAGAAGTATGGCCCTCCACAGACCTGTGAGCAGTGCAAACAACAGTGTGCATTTGACCGCAAGGAAGAGGGTAGGAGGAAG gtggATGGGAAGCTGCTGTGCTGGCTATGCACTCTGTCCTACCGCCGTGTGCTGCAGAAGACCAAGGAGCAAAGGAAAGGCTTCAGCTCCTCCCACTCCAACTCCTCGCTCAATGAGAAGGACCACCACTccaggcagcagcagcatcatcaacaccaccagcagcacagacacagCAGCTCACATAA ACTCAGTGGGAGCCTAAGTCCAGAGCTGGAGCAGGGACTGTGGAAGCAGAG GTCTGATGGAGAGCCTCAGTGGCTAAAGTTGTGTGTTGGTTCTCCCCTCAGCCATAAATCGTCTTCGATCCAGAAGGAGACCCCAAAGAAGAAGCCAAAACTGGATGTGAAGCCATCCAACGGGGACAGGTACGAGAGGAGTTTCAATCACAT TAGTTCCATTACCCAATCTATGGATTCTGGAGGAACGGACAACTTTATTCTGATCAGCCAGCTGAAAGAGGAAGTGATGTCATTAAAGAGAATGCTTCAACAGAGGGATCAGACAATACTGGAGAAGGACCGAAAG CTCACAGAACTCAAGGCAGACTTCCAGTACCAGGAATCTAACATGAGGGTTAAGATGAACAACATGGAGAAGGTGCACAAAGAGGCCATGGAACAGCAACAG GCCAAAAACCGGGAGCTGCTGAAACAAGTGGCCGCCCTCTCAAAGGGCAAGAAGTTTGACAGGACAGGGAGTTCACTGCTGTTACCGTAA
- the fam76b gene encoding protein FAM76B isoform X2 has protein sequence MATSALYACTKCNQRYPFEELSQGQQLCKECRIAHPIVKCTYCRSEFQQESKTNTICKKCAQNVKQFGTPKPCQYCNIIAAFIGTKCQRCTNSEKKYGPPQTCEQCKQQCAFDRKEEGRRKVDGKLLCWLCTLSYRRVLQKTKEQRKGFSSSHSNSSLNEKDHHSRQQQHHQHHQQHRHSSSHKLSGSLSPELEQGLWKQRSDGEPQWLKLCVGSPLSHKSSSIQKETPKKKPKLDVKPSNGDRYERSFNHISITQSMDSGGTDNFILISQLKEEVMSLKRMLQQRDQTILEKDRKLTELKADFQYQESNMRVKMNNMEKVHKEAMEQQQAKNRELLKQVAALSKGKKFDRTGSSLLLP, from the exons ATGGCAACATCGGCCCTGTACGCGTGTACGAAGTGTAACCAGCGGTATCCTTTCGAAGAACTGTCGCAGGGACAGCAACTGTGCAAG GAGTGTCGCATCGCTCATCCCATCGTCAAGTGTACATACTGCAGATCAGAGTTTCAGCAGGAGAG CAAAACAAACACAATTTGCAAGAAATGTGCCCAGAATGTAAAGCAGTTTGGGACG CCTAAACCCTGCCAGTATTGTAACATCATTGCTGCTTTCATTGGAACAAAGTGTCAGCGTTGCACTAACTCAGAGAAGAAGTATGGCCCTCCACAGACCTGTGAGCAGTGCAAACAACAGTGTGCATTTGACCGCAAGGAAGAGGGTAGGAGGAAG gtggATGGGAAGCTGCTGTGCTGGCTATGCACTCTGTCCTACCGCCGTGTGCTGCAGAAGACCAAGGAGCAAAGGAAAGGCTTCAGCTCCTCCCACTCCAACTCCTCGCTCAATGAGAAGGACCACCACTccaggcagcagcagcatcatcaacaccaccagcagcacagacacagCAGCTCACATAA ACTCAGTGGGAGCCTAAGTCCAGAGCTGGAGCAGGGACTGTGGAAGCAGAG GTCTGATGGAGAGCCTCAGTGGCTAAAGTTGTGTGTTGGTTCTCCCCTCAGCCATAAATCGTCTTCGATCCAGAAGGAGACCCCAAAGAAGAAGCCAAAACTGGATGTGAAGCCATCCAACGGGGACAGGTACGAGAGGAGTTTCAATCACAT TTCCATTACCCAATCTATGGATTCTGGAGGAACGGACAACTTTATTCTGATCAGCCAGCTGAAAGAGGAAGTGATGTCATTAAAGAGAATGCTTCAACAGAGGGATCAGACAATACTGGAGAAGGACCGAAAG CTCACAGAACTCAAGGCAGACTTCCAGTACCAGGAATCTAACATGAGGGTTAAGATGAACAACATGGAGAAGGTGCACAAAGAGGCCATGGAACAGCAACAG GCCAAAAACCGGGAGCTGCTGAAACAAGTGGCCGCCCTCTCAAAGGGCAAGAAGTTTGACAGGACAGGGAGTTCACTGCTGTTACCGTAA
- the fam76b gene encoding protein FAM76B isoform X3, which yields MATSALYACTKCNQRYPFEELSQGQQLCKECRIAHPIVKCTYCRSEFQQESKTNTICKKCAQNVKQFGTPKPCQYCNIIAAFIGTKCQRCTNSEKKYGPPQTCEQCKQQCAFDRKEEGRRKVDGKLLCWLCTLSYRRVLQKTKEQRKGFSSSHSNSSLNEKDHHSRQQQHHQHHQQHRHSSSHKLSGSLSPELEQGLWKQRSDGEPQWLKLCVGSPLSHKSSSIQKETPKKKPKLDVKPSNGDSSSITQSMDSGGTDNFILISQLKEEVMSLKRMLQQRDQTILEKDRKLTELKADFQYQESNMRVKMNNMEKVHKEAMEQQQAKNRELLKQVAALSKGKKFDRTGSSLLLP from the exons ATGGCAACATCGGCCCTGTACGCGTGTACGAAGTGTAACCAGCGGTATCCTTTCGAAGAACTGTCGCAGGGACAGCAACTGTGCAAG GAGTGTCGCATCGCTCATCCCATCGTCAAGTGTACATACTGCAGATCAGAGTTTCAGCAGGAGAG CAAAACAAACACAATTTGCAAGAAATGTGCCCAGAATGTAAAGCAGTTTGGGACG CCTAAACCCTGCCAGTATTGTAACATCATTGCTGCTTTCATTGGAACAAAGTGTCAGCGTTGCACTAACTCAGAGAAGAAGTATGGCCCTCCACAGACCTGTGAGCAGTGCAAACAACAGTGTGCATTTGACCGCAAGGAAGAGGGTAGGAGGAAG gtggATGGGAAGCTGCTGTGCTGGCTATGCACTCTGTCCTACCGCCGTGTGCTGCAGAAGACCAAGGAGCAAAGGAAAGGCTTCAGCTCCTCCCACTCCAACTCCTCGCTCAATGAGAAGGACCACCACTccaggcagcagcagcatcatcaacaccaccagcagcacagacacagCAGCTCACATAA ACTCAGTGGGAGCCTAAGTCCAGAGCTGGAGCAGGGACTGTGGAAGCAGAG GTCTGATGGAGAGCCTCAGTGGCTAAAGTTGTGTGTTGGTTCTCCCCTCAGCCATAAATCGTCTTCGATCCAGAAGGAGACCCCAAAGAAGAAGCCAAAACTGGATGTGAAGCCATCCAACGGGGACAG TAGTTCCATTACCCAATCTATGGATTCTGGAGGAACGGACAACTTTATTCTGATCAGCCAGCTGAAAGAGGAAGTGATGTCATTAAAGAGAATGCTTCAACAGAGGGATCAGACAATACTGGAGAAGGACCGAAAG CTCACAGAACTCAAGGCAGACTTCCAGTACCAGGAATCTAACATGAGGGTTAAGATGAACAACATGGAGAAGGTGCACAAAGAGGCCATGGAACAGCAACAG GCCAAAAACCGGGAGCTGCTGAAACAAGTGGCCGCCCTCTCAAAGGGCAAGAAGTTTGACAGGACAGGGAGTTCACTGCTGTTACCGTAA
- the fam76b gene encoding protein FAM76B isoform X4 has translation MATSALYACTKCNQRYPFEELSQGQQLCKECRIAHPIVKCTYCRSEFQQESKTNTICKKCAQNVKQFGTPKPCQYCNIIAAFIGTKCQRCTNSEKKYGPPQTCEQCKQQCAFDRKEEGRRKVDGKLLCWLCTLSYRRVLQKTKEQRKGFSSSHSNSSLNEKDHHSRQQQHHQHHQQHRHSSSHKLSGSLSPELEQGLWKQRSDGEPQWLKLCVGSPLSHKSSSIQKETPKKKPKLDVKPSNGDSSITQSMDSGGTDNFILISQLKEEVMSLKRMLQQRDQTILEKDRKLTELKADFQYQESNMRVKMNNMEKVHKEAMEQQQAKNRELLKQVAALSKGKKFDRTGSSLLLP, from the exons ATGGCAACATCGGCCCTGTACGCGTGTACGAAGTGTAACCAGCGGTATCCTTTCGAAGAACTGTCGCAGGGACAGCAACTGTGCAAG GAGTGTCGCATCGCTCATCCCATCGTCAAGTGTACATACTGCAGATCAGAGTTTCAGCAGGAGAG CAAAACAAACACAATTTGCAAGAAATGTGCCCAGAATGTAAAGCAGTTTGGGACG CCTAAACCCTGCCAGTATTGTAACATCATTGCTGCTTTCATTGGAACAAAGTGTCAGCGTTGCACTAACTCAGAGAAGAAGTATGGCCCTCCACAGACCTGTGAGCAGTGCAAACAACAGTGTGCATTTGACCGCAAGGAAGAGGGTAGGAGGAAG gtggATGGGAAGCTGCTGTGCTGGCTATGCACTCTGTCCTACCGCCGTGTGCTGCAGAAGACCAAGGAGCAAAGGAAAGGCTTCAGCTCCTCCCACTCCAACTCCTCGCTCAATGAGAAGGACCACCACTccaggcagcagcagcatcatcaacaccaccagcagcacagacacagCAGCTCACATAA ACTCAGTGGGAGCCTAAGTCCAGAGCTGGAGCAGGGACTGTGGAAGCAGAG GTCTGATGGAGAGCCTCAGTGGCTAAAGTTGTGTGTTGGTTCTCCCCTCAGCCATAAATCGTCTTCGATCCAGAAGGAGACCCCAAAGAAGAAGCCAAAACTGGATGTGAAGCCATCCAACGGGGACAG TTCCATTACCCAATCTATGGATTCTGGAGGAACGGACAACTTTATTCTGATCAGCCAGCTGAAAGAGGAAGTGATGTCATTAAAGAGAATGCTTCAACAGAGGGATCAGACAATACTGGAGAAGGACCGAAAG CTCACAGAACTCAAGGCAGACTTCCAGTACCAGGAATCTAACATGAGGGTTAAGATGAACAACATGGAGAAGGTGCACAAAGAGGCCATGGAACAGCAACAG GCCAAAAACCGGGAGCTGCTGAAACAAGTGGCCGCCCTCTCAAAGGGCAAGAAGTTTGACAGGACAGGGAGTTCACTGCTGTTACCGTAA
- the fam76b gene encoding protein FAM76B isoform X6, which produces MATSALYACTKCNQRYPFEELSQGQQLCKECRIAHPIVKCTYCRSEFQQESKTNTICKKCAQNVKQFGTPKPCQYCNIIAAFIGTKCQRCTNSEKKYGPPQTCEQCKQQCAFDRKEEGRRKVDGKLLCWLCTLSYRRVLQKTKEQRKGFSSSHSNSSLNEKDHHSRQQQHHQHHQQHRHSSSHKLSGSLSPELEQGLWKQSHKSSSIQKETPKKKPKLDVKPSNGDRYERSFNHISITQSMDSGGTDNFILISQLKEEVMSLKRMLQQRDQTILEKDRKLTELKADFQYQESNMRVKMNNMEKVHKEAMEQQQAKNRELLKQVAALSKGKKFDRTGSSLLLP; this is translated from the exons ATGGCAACATCGGCCCTGTACGCGTGTACGAAGTGTAACCAGCGGTATCCTTTCGAAGAACTGTCGCAGGGACAGCAACTGTGCAAG GAGTGTCGCATCGCTCATCCCATCGTCAAGTGTACATACTGCAGATCAGAGTTTCAGCAGGAGAG CAAAACAAACACAATTTGCAAGAAATGTGCCCAGAATGTAAAGCAGTTTGGGACG CCTAAACCCTGCCAGTATTGTAACATCATTGCTGCTTTCATTGGAACAAAGTGTCAGCGTTGCACTAACTCAGAGAAGAAGTATGGCCCTCCACAGACCTGTGAGCAGTGCAAACAACAGTGTGCATTTGACCGCAAGGAAGAGGGTAGGAGGAAG gtggATGGGAAGCTGCTGTGCTGGCTATGCACTCTGTCCTACCGCCGTGTGCTGCAGAAGACCAAGGAGCAAAGGAAAGGCTTCAGCTCCTCCCACTCCAACTCCTCGCTCAATGAGAAGGACCACCACTccaggcagcagcagcatcatcaacaccaccagcagcacagacacagCAGCTCACATAA ACTCAGTGGGAGCCTAAGTCCAGAGCTGGAGCAGGGACTGTGGAAGCAGAG CCATAAATCGTCTTCGATCCAGAAGGAGACCCCAAAGAAGAAGCCAAAACTGGATGTGAAGCCATCCAACGGGGACAGGTACGAGAGGAGTTTCAATCACAT TTCCATTACCCAATCTATGGATTCTGGAGGAACGGACAACTTTATTCTGATCAGCCAGCTGAAAGAGGAAGTGATGTCATTAAAGAGAATGCTTCAACAGAGGGATCAGACAATACTGGAGAAGGACCGAAAG CTCACAGAACTCAAGGCAGACTTCCAGTACCAGGAATCTAACATGAGGGTTAAGATGAACAACATGGAGAAGGTGCACAAAGAGGCCATGGAACAGCAACAG GCCAAAAACCGGGAGCTGCTGAAACAAGTGGCCGCCCTCTCAAAGGGCAAGAAGTTTGACAGGACAGGGAGTTCACTGCTGTTACCGTAA
- the fam76b gene encoding protein FAM76B isoform X8: MATSALYACTKCNQRYPFEELSQGQQLCKECRIAHPIVKCTYCRSEFQQESKTNTICKKCAQNVKQFGTPKPCQYCNIIAAFIGTKCQRCTNSEKKYGPPQTCEQCKQQCAFDRKEEGRRKVDGKLLCWLCTLSYRRVLQKTKEQRKGFSSSHSNSSLNEKDHHSRQQQHHQHHQQHRHSSSHKLSGSLSPELEQGLWKQSHKSSSIQKETPKKKPKLDVKPSNGDSSITQSMDSGGTDNFILISQLKEEVMSLKRMLQQRDQTILEKDRKLTELKADFQYQESNMRVKMNNMEKVHKEAMEQQQAKNRELLKQVAALSKGKKFDRTGSSLLLP, translated from the exons ATGGCAACATCGGCCCTGTACGCGTGTACGAAGTGTAACCAGCGGTATCCTTTCGAAGAACTGTCGCAGGGACAGCAACTGTGCAAG GAGTGTCGCATCGCTCATCCCATCGTCAAGTGTACATACTGCAGATCAGAGTTTCAGCAGGAGAG CAAAACAAACACAATTTGCAAGAAATGTGCCCAGAATGTAAAGCAGTTTGGGACG CCTAAACCCTGCCAGTATTGTAACATCATTGCTGCTTTCATTGGAACAAAGTGTCAGCGTTGCACTAACTCAGAGAAGAAGTATGGCCCTCCACAGACCTGTGAGCAGTGCAAACAACAGTGTGCATTTGACCGCAAGGAAGAGGGTAGGAGGAAG gtggATGGGAAGCTGCTGTGCTGGCTATGCACTCTGTCCTACCGCCGTGTGCTGCAGAAGACCAAGGAGCAAAGGAAAGGCTTCAGCTCCTCCCACTCCAACTCCTCGCTCAATGAGAAGGACCACCACTccaggcagcagcagcatcatcaacaccaccagcagcacagacacagCAGCTCACATAA ACTCAGTGGGAGCCTAAGTCCAGAGCTGGAGCAGGGACTGTGGAAGCAGAG CCATAAATCGTCTTCGATCCAGAAGGAGACCCCAAAGAAGAAGCCAAAACTGGATGTGAAGCCATCCAACGGGGACAG TTCCATTACCCAATCTATGGATTCTGGAGGAACGGACAACTTTATTCTGATCAGCCAGCTGAAAGAGGAAGTGATGTCATTAAAGAGAATGCTTCAACAGAGGGATCAGACAATACTGGAGAAGGACCGAAAG CTCACAGAACTCAAGGCAGACTTCCAGTACCAGGAATCTAACATGAGGGTTAAGATGAACAACATGGAGAAGGTGCACAAAGAGGCCATGGAACAGCAACAG GCCAAAAACCGGGAGCTGCTGAAACAAGTGGCCGCCCTCTCAAAGGGCAAGAAGTTTGACAGGACAGGGAGTTCACTGCTGTTACCGTAA
- the fam76b gene encoding protein FAM76B isoform X7 — protein MATSALYACTKCNQRYPFEELSQGQQLCKECRIAHPIVKCTYCRSEFQQESKTNTICKKCAQNVKQFGTPKPCQYCNIIAAFIGTKCQRCTNSEKKYGPPQTCEQCKQQCAFDRKEEGRRKVDGKLLCWLCTLSYRRVLQKTKEQRKGFSSSHSNSSLNEKDHHSRQQQHHQHHQQHRHSSSHKLSGSLSPELEQGLWKQSHKSSSIQKETPKKKPKLDVKPSNGDSSSITQSMDSGGTDNFILISQLKEEVMSLKRMLQQRDQTILEKDRKLTELKADFQYQESNMRVKMNNMEKVHKEAMEQQQAKNRELLKQVAALSKGKKFDRTGSSLLLP, from the exons ATGGCAACATCGGCCCTGTACGCGTGTACGAAGTGTAACCAGCGGTATCCTTTCGAAGAACTGTCGCAGGGACAGCAACTGTGCAAG GAGTGTCGCATCGCTCATCCCATCGTCAAGTGTACATACTGCAGATCAGAGTTTCAGCAGGAGAG CAAAACAAACACAATTTGCAAGAAATGTGCCCAGAATGTAAAGCAGTTTGGGACG CCTAAACCCTGCCAGTATTGTAACATCATTGCTGCTTTCATTGGAACAAAGTGTCAGCGTTGCACTAACTCAGAGAAGAAGTATGGCCCTCCACAGACCTGTGAGCAGTGCAAACAACAGTGTGCATTTGACCGCAAGGAAGAGGGTAGGAGGAAG gtggATGGGAAGCTGCTGTGCTGGCTATGCACTCTGTCCTACCGCCGTGTGCTGCAGAAGACCAAGGAGCAAAGGAAAGGCTTCAGCTCCTCCCACTCCAACTCCTCGCTCAATGAGAAGGACCACCACTccaggcagcagcagcatcatcaacaccaccagcagcacagacacagCAGCTCACATAA ACTCAGTGGGAGCCTAAGTCCAGAGCTGGAGCAGGGACTGTGGAAGCAGAG CCATAAATCGTCTTCGATCCAGAAGGAGACCCCAAAGAAGAAGCCAAAACTGGATGTGAAGCCATCCAACGGGGACAG TAGTTCCATTACCCAATCTATGGATTCTGGAGGAACGGACAACTTTATTCTGATCAGCCAGCTGAAAGAGGAAGTGATGTCATTAAAGAGAATGCTTCAACAGAGGGATCAGACAATACTGGAGAAGGACCGAAAG CTCACAGAACTCAAGGCAGACTTCCAGTACCAGGAATCTAACATGAGGGTTAAGATGAACAACATGGAGAAGGTGCACAAAGAGGCCATGGAACAGCAACAG GCCAAAAACCGGGAGCTGCTGAAACAAGTGGCCGCCCTCTCAAAGGGCAAGAAGTTTGACAGGACAGGGAGTTCACTGCTGTTACCGTAA